The genomic region cattaaaagataaaacatcaacaagctTGCCTAAGTCAATAAGCTTTGGGAATGGTTTTAATTCAACTGTTGCAGTAAACCTGAAAGAGACACTGTTGTATGCTTTCTTAGTCTCAGTTTATGTGTCAATCTCCTCCGAAAGTCATTGATTCATCCAGTGCAGCAACTCCCCACACAAACTGCTCGAGACGTCCTCCAGTGGGACTGCAGCTCTGACAATAGAGAAGTGAAACCAACACTTGACTaatctttcctcctctcttcgtCTCTCAGGCTGGAAgactctccaccacagcctcccCGGAAACAGCAGTCCCCCTCCAACAATGGAACAGGTACcaccctgcaggaggaggagagggagtgtgtgtgacagagagagagagagtgggagtcCCGGGGGACCGACAGGAAATGAGTTAGGAAGGAAGAGTTTTTACGTTTTAAAAGTGTGGGAGTAAGTCATGaggactgtttgtgtgtttgtgtgcatgagcAGGGGAGGCAGGGATGTGCCGTAGAGTGctcaacaggaagtgagttttGACAGAGTGTGTCGGAAGTGTTTGCGGGTTATTGCAGGACATATAGTAGTGTGAGGTTTGGGTGCAGGAACAGAATTACACACTAACACGTGATTTCTGTTGTGCAGTTAGTTGTATTTAGAATAATAAGCATTAAAAAGGGccaattttcaggttcatatttgtattatgtgcctctactgggacatgtttccatgcttcaatgttcaaaaaggtctttatttttctcttactccctgtcctcttttcaccctctgtctgaaaccagagcccagtctgctctgattggttagctggccggctctgctagagatgtcccgccccttagcctatcacgtacaatgtgttggagcactagccaatagaagcatgagtgttacatggTAATGATACTatgtaacagaagtaaacaaaggagtccaatggaggtgtttcaggcagggggaggagtgtgtgggagagaaactccctctggataAAACTTAGGATTTTAGCCtgtgcagaccatttacatgcacaaaaaccagtgtaacacactacaggaaagggagaaacaATAAGGCCCCTTAAACAAACTGCATTAATCAAAAACTATTGTACTAACTAGCTACTGATGTCATccatacatatttatatttgcagTTGTCAGTGAGGGAAGACAGAGCTCATTAATGCAGCATGAGTCAGATGGTATTTCTGAAATGTGTGCGCGGCTAATTTTGGAAAATGGGGTATGATTGTAGAACGCTCCATCTAGAGCAGACAGTCCTGTGCTCCAATGAAtgtcaggggtgtgtgtgtgtgtgtgtgtggacgtcagtgttttttttttaggattgattaagagtgtgtctgtgtcatcATTTGGCATAAAAATGTTTCTAATAAatcagcagcaaaaaaaaaaccctgccaTAGCTTTCATTTTGCCATAATTACATGATCCTTTTTTACCCAGTGTGTGCTCTGTGACACAGAGTACACAGCTTCCCATTCCCACAGTTAATCACAGTCGCCTGGAGTAGCGGCACAGTGCAATCACAGTCAATAAATGTATACTTAGCAGTTCCCCCGGAGCAGCTGTGGGTAGTGTGCACTGCTCAGggccaaaacacatttattgttgtagaaaataataatacaaaatgtgtgcTCAAGGCAAAACAACAGAAGAGTTTAGAAATTGAATACACTGTTGTTCTCTTCAGCAGATAAACAGCAGAAAGAGGTGTGGAGTTCACGGCTGCAGAAGTGGGTGTACGAGCGCTTCGGGGTCTACATCGAGGACTTCCGCTTCCAGCCGGAGGAGAGCACGGTGGAAGCCGAGGAACCACTAAGTGCTAAAAGGTGGGTGAGAGCTGCAAGAGATCAGGAAGTGTCCGTCCTCAGGCCTGAATCTGAGTCTGTTAGAGTAGATGGGATTGTCAAGTCAGTTAGTAATTAGTTTTGGATGTTTACCAGGCAGAGAAATCAGAACAGGATGTATTGCATTGACTGGAGACCACTGCACATCAGTAAGAACCAACTACCTCAGCACTCCTGCACTTGTCAGCTTTAGGTTTGGTGAAAACGGAGAAAAGGCATTCAGCAGAATCGTGCACCAGTTTGTTAAAGTTGCACAGAATATGGAGATAGTGGACAGGATCACTACATAGGCGCTCAAAGTATGATAGCGGCAGAGATGCCCTGAATTTCCCTTTCTTTTACTTATAAAAGTACGTCTTATGTTTTAGCGCTTTAATGTGTCCTTAATGTTACCTTACTATCTTTGAGTTATCCTACCAATGCACCGCAGCAGACTCTACCTTTTTTGAACTGTTCTCTTGTTGCTCAATGAGGTGTTTTTACATTACAAAGGACTTCTTCAAAATTCTCCTTTTTTGCCTTCTTTGTCTCCTGCTTTCTAAAGGCAAGTGAGTCATGCCAGGCTGATGAAGGCCAAAGTGTTACCACGCACTCTGGCACATAATGATGCTTTTTGGCGTGCGCATGTGTTCAGAGCTTCGTGTTCTGACCTtcactctttgtgtttttccatcCAGGTTAACAGAAAATATGAGGAGACTCAGTGAGTAACACACAATGCAGTGAGGACGACATTCATTTTTGGAGTATGGATATTGTACACagttatatatgtttatgtttagaacattaaaaaagacaCTGACTGTAcactttttaagaaaaaataacacactttaGTACGTTGAAAGTAGTCTTGATAGGCACGAAATGGACACCAACAGGCACAGTGCCACCTTGAATTTCTCCTAAACTACACTATCCTTCCACTTTCCTTTTATAGAGCGAGGAGCCAGACCTGTCACCAACTTCTTGAGGAACCTCTCCGCCTTATCGAATTGGCACTCTGTCTACACCTCTGCTATTGCCTTCATAGTGAGTGTGCTCCATCACATTACTGGGTTTTACTTTGTGCTGCATTGATCAGTGTTCCACTCTCTATGCGTGTCTATAAATTGACCCATGATCATATTTGGTAGTACATGATAGTGAAATATAAAGCATCCCTTTTATGCTTCCCAGTGATGTATTACAGTGGTTGTGCCCCGGACCGCAGAGAGGTCTAATCAGATCTCTATTAATTTCAGTGACTACGCTAAATCATCTTCAACCCATTTATTATGGCCATACAAGCCACGAGGGCAGAGGACACCCTCGTATTTAGAGATGATCTCACTTTAGTGTTAACAGATGACTCTAATAGGGTTCTTCAACAGCGTGAGATAAAGTCAATGTCTTAAATAAGACGAGATAAAGCTTTATTGATCCCCGTAGGGAGATTCAAGAGTCACTGCAGCCACAGCAGTACGAGTGAGTAGGAACGATAAGACTACTGTACACACTAGgaggaaaataatatataaaaagtatCTATTAAAATAACTGTAAACTAGGTAAAGCTGTTTTAAATAGAGTTTGTAGTTtctatttttgactttttagtatacagttttatattgttttatttattttaaaggttttataggttttaacttatattatttaacagcttatgagcaacatttccttttcagttGGACTTTTAATCGTTTAGCCTCTATTATAATCATCATTAGCTTtacattgttgttattatattgtGTATACATGTTTCTTTTATAGGTTTCTATATGTCGCTGTATCGATTCATTTCGTCTTttgtagtgttttattttttaatctattttataGCTTTTATTATCCTACCTTTTTACTTCCTTGTGTCTTAACTTTtgaaaacactattttatgttgttatgcTGCTTCGAAAAAAAGTCTTAACATCTGATCTGAGGTGCATTTCTTCTTGTTGGTTTTAATGTGTGCCctattgtaaagcactttgagctgctgtatgaaaagtgaaatataaataaagctttaggAACATAACGTGGAAATCTGAGATCTTTGTGGTGCGGGTTGTTAAAGTTTAGTAACTTCATTCTCTGGCAATTCAACTGCATTCTGGGCTAAAACAATTAACATCTTTTAATCAATCTGACGTCAACCCTGCAAGGCATGAATTCAAAccattttaatgtgaaatgaagaagcggtaacaaaaacaaatattaaactaACCATCATACTGTTTTCCCTTTTGCCTGCAGATCTACATGAATGCTGCTTGGCATGGCTGGGCCATTCCCATGTTACTCTTCCTGGCTATCCTGCGCTTGTCCTTAAATTACCTCATCGCCAGGTAGAGACATTTCTCATCACTGGATAGGCAAAGAGAAAAACTGCAATTATGCCTGTTTTGAATAGATGGCCATGGCTGGTTGGACAATGGGTCAGCTGTGAGGAGGCTTTATGTAATGAAAGTCTATGACTATTGCTGAGCTCTTTTAAACGTGTGAGCCAGGTAAAAACATATATCTAGTATAGCAAATGTGTCTCGAGCTGATGTTTAAAACCTGCACACATGCATTACTATTGTACAGCAAAAAAGGTAACTCCTGTTTGTGCCCACTGCCAAATATATTagtataaacaaataaaagttagtaaaaatgtcaaagaaataGTTTGAAGTGGGGACTTTAGGTGTTCACTATGAAATGAGGGCAGATCAGTAAACTAGGACACCTGGACGccttaaaaaaagagatgatgCTGTTAAGTTGTTGGCCTATTTTAATCCAAACTAAACCTCTTAtacttcctttttatttccagagGTTGGAGGATCCAGTGGAGCATTGTGCCTGAGGTCTTTGAACCCATGGTAagaccacttcctgtttctgtatGTCAGCGGATAAACGTGGGCTTGAGTGGAGGTTGATGTGTAATCGTATGAATCGATCTCTTGCAGGAGCCTCCGAAGGAAGACTTGACTGTATCTGAGAAGTTCCAGCTGGTACTTGACGTCGCACAGAAAGCACAGGTATAAAACGGCCTTATCATACTTCCCGAATCACAAATGGTTAAATGGCACCTGTTCATGCAGTGTGTATCTCTCCTCACAGAACCTGTTTGGGAAAATGTCCGATGTTTTGGAGAAGATAAAGAAGTAAGtcacaaaaaaatcaaatggTGTATGATTATACTTAAACGAAGATCCCTTTTCttatttctcttcttcctttatTTGTCTCTGTGCTTTTATCCGTCAGCCTCTTCATGTGGGTGCAGCCGGAGAGCACGCGGAAACTTTACATCTGCCTGTGGGTGGCTTTCATCACCTCCTGCGTCCTTCCATACAAACTAATGGGCTTCATGATGggtgagacacagacagagtCCTTCAGACTGTattcatactgtacatactgctTTGGCTCTTTAAAATAATGCAGCTTGTTGAAGTCAATCcagtgcacacaaacaaaagcattcaTGCAACACTTGTGTAACTGCCCCCACTTCCTGTGAGGCGCATCTGCAGGCTACTGGCATGCCTATGTGACAATATAAGTTACTGCTTGTCCTTGTAAACAATGCCTTTCCGAAGGGCCAGGGCGTCGTAGCTCGTTGCAAGATGCTTAGAGCAAAAATAACTGTTGACACAATGGTCTGTTCATTCAGCCAGCTCATTATCACTTCTCACACAAGGCCTTAACACTCTCCATATTCTAAATGATGCAACAATAATGTTGGTGACCAAAATGGCAGTTTGTCAGCATCACATTAAAGAGGTACCTTTTACAGGTTGATGGTTCCACTTTGGATGGATTAACCTGAAATGTGTTCTAAACCTTTCCAGAATCCTACAGGCTTCAATGATTTTATAACTTCTCCTCTAGCACCACCATGAGGTACAAAAGCGTAACGACAGTCGCCTGCCCCCCCACGCTACAAACATTCTTACCCCTGCATACCCAGTAACTGACATTTGAAGTTTAAGTCATATTTAGTTTACTgactgtaaatacatttaaccaAGACCGTTGTTAGGAAACCATTTAAGACCTGACCTTTACAAATGTGTGATTATAAACTGTTGAAATGTCCTCTCTTCTGTCTGATGCAGGCTTGTATGCCGGTATCAAGTTCTTCATCATAGACTTCCTGTTTAAGAGCTGTCCGAAGCTGCGGGACAAGTACGACACGCCGCACATCGTGTGGAACAGCCTCCCCACAGACCCTCAGCTCAAAGAGAGGACCAACGCCACTGTGTCCCGGCGGGTAAgggcactgacacacacacatcacacacacacacacacacatctgtatcTTTGCTGTCCCTTCTTCTACATtgtatcctttttatttttccaatactAACTCTGGTAACAACACAGATTAGTCTGGATCCTGTCTGAGCCGAAGTATGTTGAAAGTACATGAGGATTATTACGGTTTATTAGTTTATTAATTGGTAAATGTCCTATACATTTCACTTGCATTcatcttttgaaaaatgtaagtaaGACTTACGCAACTGTAGGTCTGGTTACATTATTTATGTCAAGACTCCACCTACTGAAGTACCAATCtgccccccaccctccccctttTTGAGGCGGGGCAAGGACATCAATAAAGTATCAAAATACCCTCACTCCAGTCGTTAGTAATGCACGACATCTGAGCCactgacatgtgtgtgtgtgtgtcatgtgtaggATAGAGTTTGTGAGCCTTTGCTGTGGCATCAGTCACAGGTGTGCTCTGtcgtttctctctctcagctctCTGGCATTGAGAAGGTAGGGACTCTGGTGTGTCTCCCTTTGGTTCCTCCGCTGCGCCCGGGGGGTGCTGCAAGCTCACCTCAAAGCGCGcccgtgtgtttgtgtgtgtatgtgcgtgcgAGATGTGTGACACTCCTCGGGACTGGCCGTCAGTGTTTGTGGACAGAATGGATCAAAATGTCACAATAACttacacaccttttttttcatttacatttattttttaacatttatttaattcatccATTTGCAAAGTTATTAAGAAAACAATTTCAGATTGTTGACATTTTCTGATCCATTGACATAGATGCTCTGTGAGAATTAGCAGTGTGTCCTGGATAGCTTCAATGCACATAGCCTAGCCCCTTTTCCAGCATAATTCCCCATTAGCTCATTAAATCCCTCCCTTTCTCCATGACACATAGTaaccttattttttaaatgtcaattgCCTCCAAATGTTCTTTTACCTGAAACACTTACTATAGAAAAGGACTGGATAAAAAAGGATTTCTTTGACAATGTAAGGGCTACACCTtgagtttatttatgtttcttccACATACTAACAAATCTGTTTTGCCTATAAACTGTTGCTGCGTATGCTGAGTGAATGATGGCCCACTCTCTGCTTTGCACGTCACACCTGAGCCTGCTGCAAAGAAGTGcacatgcagagcagcacaTAATGCAAATACTGAAAGtaaagctgttttcattttggcCACGTTTTTCAATAGACCTGGGAACATGTAGAGTAAGGTGTGGAGAGTTTAATATTGATCCCTGtccttcctcttttccctcATCATTCTTCATCCATGCCCTTCCCCCTTCATGGtggtttttctttctcatcttgtctgttattttatgtttgtttttctcctctcctttcccgCCTatcccgcctcctcctcctcctcctcctcctcctcttcctccatctgtccACCCAGGTTCAGCCCGTGGTTTCTCGGAGCAGCCTCGCCACTGTCCCTTGCGGGgtgagcagggaggaggagacaggGCGCTCCCACAGCACCAAGAAGGGAGCCTTCCACGAGATCTTCAGCCTGCCGGAGTCAGAGCGCCCTCTGGCGGGTGAGAGGAGTCACTGCAGCACCAAATAAACCCAGCATGGGCCTGTTTTCATTTGAGCGCAGCATTTATTCTAAATCCTGCATTTAATTTTGCTCAACTcaggttttattaaaaaaaggttagcAAGTTCAGAATCCATCAGTAGaagactttattttttattgggtTTTGTGACTGTTATATTAGAAAGAAGTGCAGcacaagataaataaaaaggcacagTAAAAATATAACCTGAGAACTTAAaggtaaaatgttgaattatttttttaatataaaaaactgGAAGttaaaaatatgcacattttactGCAAAATGAAACGTGTCTATTACAATACACACAGTGTTGTATTGGTATTAACAAGACATTAATGCTAACGTGGCTTAGTTAAATAcgtgattctgattggtcaattcggacatttcagaggttaatATGACAGTAGTACAGACAGCTGTTAAGCACTTTAATGACCGTTGCTAGGGAGGATCAAGAGACAGAATGGAAAAGAGGTCAAATGACGGAGCGATGGACGTCAGATAGatgaagcagacaggaagtaaacactaacgggaacacggtatgggctctgtaGTGTTTAAGGACTTTAGAGTTGGACTGTCCCAGAAAACCTCAATCTGAGCTGCCTTCATTTAAAattaagttgttgttgttgtcggagttccagccgttggtgcgtCATGGACCGGAGTTCTATATTCGTAGCGGTAGCAATACCATTATTTTCCATAAAATCATTATAATTAATATTAGGAGTgaagtcgttagtttgtttggTATGTGGCCATGTAATAAGTGtgataatgtgcagcaaggcGATCATTATTGGAAAAAGAACACCCGACACGGGGATCACAGAGCCTGACACGgagcacattatcccttacacTGTACAGGTTAGAAAGATTAGGCCACGAGATCGACCACTAAGTACTTCAGAATATGCTAAATgagaacaaaaataatgtaGTTAAAGGGGGACTTTTATGTGTCAATTAAGTGAGATAAAAACGTAAGTGAAAGTAACTTACAAAAACTGACCGAGATAATAGACAGACATATCTGGCTCGATCCCAAACTTGTACATAAAAGCAGAGCTATATAGTATGTCCAGATATTTTAGAGAATCACCCAAGATCTTTTAAACTCTCCAGGTTTCCCCTTCAGGTTATACACTATCTTTTCATTAGGTGCACACTATGCATTTGTTGGCTGTGATGAGGGCTAAAATGAGTTCAGACATGGAGAGGTAGAGCATGGTTTTAAAATCACGTATCGTAAatctgttctgtgttttcagtgtgtgagaACGGCTGGAGGTGCTGCCTGATCAACAGAGACAGGAAGATGCCCACAGACTACATCAGGAATGGAATGCTCTACGTCACAGAGAAGTAAGTGGGGAGTTCTTTCATCAGGGTAGCATCTTTTTCATTCAATCAATGACTGCATGGTAGAATAATAAGACGCTCCTGAAGGTATAGCTGCCTGAAAGTTGAGCTACAACaaatctctgtctctgtcagcgGATCAAGTACAACAGGTCTCCTCCTGAGAATAGCTCTGCTCTATAATCGCCTCTCCTCATGTCACTTGTTACTGACAGGAATCCCATTCAGTCTGTCTTCCTTGTTTTGTCCTCTTTTCCACTCATAACTAGcaatttattatttctttctctccatcagTTACCTGTGCTTTGAGAGCTCCAGCTCCAGGTCCAGCTCCTCCAAGAAGAACAAAGTAATCAAGCTGGTGGACATCACTGACATACAAAAGGTACcctaaaacacaatatttaacatTATCCTTTTTGTTGTACAATTTTAGGAAGTAAATATCATAATAaccatgttttctttctgaacTCCTCCAGTACAAAGTGCTGTCAGTCCTACCAGGAAGTGGGATGGGCATCTCTATAGCTACTCCTTCCACTCAGAAGGTACAGTGTGCAGAGACTGCTGCTT from Eleginops maclovinus isolate JMC-PN-2008 ecotype Puerto Natales chromosome 17, JC_Emac_rtc_rv5, whole genome shotgun sequence harbors:
- the gramd4a gene encoding GRAM domain-containing protein 4 isoform X1; protein product: MKLCYDLRAGVAVRHVKVKPRCAVLTMLKRLDKIRFRGPRTREDFPDLAESPPASDNECSDEMQLKPRPSLRETEEILRDPAGSGSPTMAAAIQDFQRSESDRLNEVKGHLEIALLEKHFLQEELRKLRDETNVDSLRQELERERIKRMDLEQKMNEVLKTRLEDSPPQPPRKQQSPSNNGTADKQQKEVWSSRLQKWVYERFGVYIEDFRFQPEESTVEAEEPLSAKRLTENMRRLKRGARPVTNFLRNLSALSNWHSVYTSAIAFIIYMNAAWHGWAIPMLLFLAILRLSLNYLIARGWRIQWSIVPEVFEPMEPPKEDLTVSEKFQLVLDVAQKAQNLFGKMSDVLEKIKNLFMWVQPESTRKLYICLWVAFITSCVLPYKLMGFMMGLYAGIKFFIIDFLFKSCPKLRDKYDTPHIVWNSLPTDPQLKERTNATVSRRLSGIEKVQPVVSRSSLATVPCGVSREEETGRSHSTKKGAFHEIFSLPESERPLAVCENGWRCCLINRDRKMPTDYIRNGMLYVTENYLCFESSSSRSSSSKKNKVIKLVDITDIQKYKVLSVLPGSGMGISIATPSTQKPLVFGAMIHRDEAFEAIFTQYMKIMTTTKPPASAEL
- the gramd4a gene encoding GRAM domain-containing protein 4 isoform X4, whose amino-acid sequence is MKLCYDLRAGVAVRHVKVKPRCAVLTMLKRLDKIRFRGPRTREDFPDLAESPPASDNECSDEMQLKPRPSLRETEEILRDPAGSGSPTMAAAIQDFQRSESDRLNEVKGHLEIALLEKHFLQEELRKLRDETNVDSLRQELERERIKRMDLEQKMNEVLKTRLEDSPPQPPRKQQSPSNNGTDKQQKEVWSSRLQKWVYERFGVYIEDFRFQPEESTVEAEEPLSAKRLTENMRRLKRGARPVTNFLRNLSALSNWHSVYTSAIAFIIYMNAAWHGWAIPMLLFLAILRLSLNYLIARGWRIQWSIVPEVFEPMEPPKEDLTVSEKFQLVLDVAQKAQNLFGKMSDVLEKIKNLFMWVQPESTRKLYICLWVAFITSCVLPYKLMGFMMGLYAGIKFFIIDFLFKSCPKLRDKYDTPHIVWNSLPTDPQLKERTNATVSRRVQPVVSRSSLATVPCGVSREEETGRSHSTKKGAFHEIFSLPESERPLAVCENGWRCCLINRDRKMPTDYIRNGMLYVTENYLCFESSSSRSSSSKKNKVIKLVDITDIQKYKVLSVLPGSGMGISIATPSTQKPLVFGAMIHRDEAFEAIFTQYMKIMTTTKPPASAEL
- the gramd4a gene encoding GRAM domain-containing protein 4 isoform X6; this encodes MAQFQERKAATLPSRSCTSVPGTGRMQRRMGLDDFTFDSFELLYSGAVDKIKSHKSNLNLKEELRKLRDETNVDSLRQELERERIKRMDLEQKMNEVLKTRLEDSPPQPPRKQQSPSNNGTDKQQKEVWSSRLQKWVYERFGVYIEDFRFQPEESTVEAEEPLSAKRLTENMRRLKRGARPVTNFLRNLSALSNWHSVYTSAIAFIIYMNAAWHGWAIPMLLFLAILRLSLNYLIARGWRIQWSIVPEVFEPMEPPKEDLTVSEKFQLVLDVAQKAQNLFGKMSDVLEKIKNLFMWVQPESTRKLYICLWVAFITSCVLPYKLMGFMMGLYAGIKFFIIDFLFKSCPKLRDKYDTPHIVWNSLPTDPQLKERTNATVSRRLSGIEKVQPVVSRSSLATVPCGVSREEETGRSHSTKKGAFHEIFSLPESERPLAVCENGWRCCLINRDRKMPTDYIRNGMLYVTENYLCFESSSSRSSSSKKNKVIKLVDITDIQKYKVLSVLPGSGMGISIATPSTQKPLVFGAMIHRDEAFEAIFTQYMKIMTTTKPPASAEL
- the gramd4a gene encoding GRAM domain-containing protein 4 isoform X2, which produces MKLCYDLRAGVAVRHVKVKPRCAVLTMLKRLDKIRFRGPRTREDFPDLAESPPASDNECSDEMQLKPRPSLRETEEILRDPAGSGSPTMAAAIQDFQRSESDRLNEVKGHLEIALLEKHFLQEELRKLRDETNVDSLRQELERERIKRMDLEQKMNEVLKTRLEDSPPQPPRKQQSPSNNGTDKQQKEVWSSRLQKWVYERFGVYIEDFRFQPEESTVEAEEPLSAKRLTENMRRLKRGARPVTNFLRNLSALSNWHSVYTSAIAFIIYMNAAWHGWAIPMLLFLAILRLSLNYLIARGWRIQWSIVPEVFEPMEPPKEDLTVSEKFQLVLDVAQKAQNLFGKMSDVLEKIKNLFMWVQPESTRKLYICLWVAFITSCVLPYKLMGFMMGLYAGIKFFIIDFLFKSCPKLRDKYDTPHIVWNSLPTDPQLKERTNATVSRRLSGIEKVQPVVSRSSLATVPCGVSREEETGRSHSTKKGAFHEIFSLPESERPLAVCENGWRCCLINRDRKMPTDYIRNGMLYVTENYLCFESSSSRSSSSKKNKVIKLVDITDIQKYKVLSVLPGSGMGISIATPSTQKPLVFGAMIHRDEAFEAIFTQYMKIMTTTKPPASAEL
- the gramd4a gene encoding GRAM domain-containing protein 4 isoform X5, with the translated sequence MAQFQERKAATLPSRSCTSVPGTGRMQRRMGLDDFTFDSFELLYSGAVDKIKSHKSNLNLKEELRKLRDETNVDSLRQELERERIKRMDLEQKMNEVLKTRLEDSPPQPPRKQQSPSNNGTADKQQKEVWSSRLQKWVYERFGVYIEDFRFQPEESTVEAEEPLSAKRLTENMRRLKRGARPVTNFLRNLSALSNWHSVYTSAIAFIIYMNAAWHGWAIPMLLFLAILRLSLNYLIARGWRIQWSIVPEVFEPMEPPKEDLTVSEKFQLVLDVAQKAQNLFGKMSDVLEKIKNLFMWVQPESTRKLYICLWVAFITSCVLPYKLMGFMMGLYAGIKFFIIDFLFKSCPKLRDKYDTPHIVWNSLPTDPQLKERTNATVSRRLSGIEKVQPVVSRSSLATVPCGVSREEETGRSHSTKKGAFHEIFSLPESERPLAVCENGWRCCLINRDRKMPTDYIRNGMLYVTENYLCFESSSSRSSSSKKNKVIKLVDITDIQKYKVLSVLPGSGMGISIATPSTQKPLVFGAMIHRDEAFEAIFTQYMKIMTTTKPPASAEL
- the gramd4a gene encoding GRAM domain-containing protein 4 isoform X3, coding for MKLCYDLRAGVAVRHVKVKPRCAVLTMLKRLDKIRFRGPRTREDFPDLAESPPASDNECSDEMQLKPRPSLRETEEILRDPAGSGSPTMAAAIQDFQRSESDRLNEVKGHLEIALLEKHFLQEELRKLRDETNVDSLRQELERERIKRMDLEQKMNEVLKTRLEDSPPQPPRKQQSPSNNGTADKQQKEVWSSRLQKWVYERFGVYIEDFRFQPEESTVEAEEPLSAKRLTENMRRLKRGARPVTNFLRNLSALSNWHSVYTSAIAFIIYMNAAWHGWAIPMLLFLAILRLSLNYLIARGWRIQWSIVPEVFEPMEPPKEDLTVSEKFQLVLDVAQKAQNLFGKMSDVLEKIKNLFMWVQPESTRKLYICLWVAFITSCVLPYKLMGFMMGLYAGIKFFIIDFLFKSCPKLRDKYDTPHIVWNSLPTDPQLKERTNATVSRRVQPVVSRSSLATVPCGVSREEETGRSHSTKKGAFHEIFSLPESERPLAVCENGWRCCLINRDRKMPTDYIRNGMLYVTENYLCFESSSSRSSSSKKNKVIKLVDITDIQKYKVLSVLPGSGMGISIATPSTQKPLVFGAMIHRDEAFEAIFTQYMKIMTTTKPPASAEL